A single Triticum dicoccoides isolate Atlit2015 ecotype Zavitan chromosome 2A, WEW_v2.0, whole genome shotgun sequence DNA region contains:
- the LOC119354373 gene encoding 40S ribosomal protein S12-like: MAEEAPTPVVAPVEAPTLVLGEPMDLMTALQLVMKKSSAHDGLVKGLREAAKSIEKHAAQLCVLAEDCDQPDYVKLVKALCAEHNVHLVTVPSAKTLGEWAGLCKIDSEGKARKVVGCSCVVVKDYGEESEGLNIVQEYVKSH, translated from the exons ATGGC GGAAGAAGCCCCGACACCAGTTGTTGCCCCAGTAGAGGCACCTACCCTGGTTCTTGGTGAGCCAATGGACTTGATGACTGCTCTACAGCTTGTCATGAAGAAGTCAAGTGCTCATGATGGCCTTGTGAAGGGGCTCCGTGAGGCTGCCAAGTCCATTGAGAAGCATGCTGCTCAGCTTTGTGTGCTGGCTGAGGATTGTGACCAGCCTGATTACGTGAAGCTCGTTAAGGCACTATGCGCTGAGCACAATGTTCACCTGGTTACTGTGCCAAGTGCTAAAACTCTTGGAGAGTGGGCAGGG CTTTGCAAGATTGACTCTGAGGGCAAGGCAAGGAAGGTTGTGGGCTGCTCTTGCGTTGTTGTCAAG GACTACGGTGAAGAATCCGAGGGCCTTAACATCGTGCAGGAGTATGTCAAGTCTCACTAG